A region of Fibrobacter succinogenes subsp. succinogenes S85 DNA encodes the following proteins:
- a CDS encoding type II toxin-antitoxin system RelE/ParE family toxin, producing the protein MKIEFRDKELEHCATDEAYAIRRMGKKRAICYRNRIFSLISAENFADLLHYPGRFHELVGNRKGQWACDLDQPYRLIIWGAEPDKAVIWAEVTEAEVIEIVDYHK; encoded by the coding sequence TTGAAAATAGAATTTAGAGATAAAGAGTTAGAGCACTGCGCAACGGATGAGGCTTATGCAATAAGGCGAATGGGCAAGAAACGAGCGATATGCTATAGAAATCGAATTTTTTCATTGATTTCTGCCGAAAATTTTGCTGATTTATTGCATTATCCAGGACGTTTTCACGAGCTTGTTGGCAATCGAAAAGGACAATGGGCATGCGACCTCGATCAACCCTATAGACTGATCATTTGGGGTGCAGAACCGGACAAGGCCGTGATTTGGGCAGAAGTTACCGAAGCCGAAGTCATAGAAATTGTAGATTATCATAAATAG